From Symphalangus syndactylus isolate Jambi chromosome 5, NHGRI_mSymSyn1-v2.1_pri, whole genome shotgun sequence:
AAGTAAGCAGAAACACTCTACCTCTGACCCCTCAGCTGTTTCCAGTCCTCAGCCGACATGTGAGGGTCCAGCTAAATGGAACTCTGGTTCCTCACAGCTCCACGAAGATGCCAGGTTTTCTTGTCTGGggttttgcacatgctgttcctgtTGCCTGGAAGGGTCCTCCTCCACCTGAGGACTCCCTCCTGCTGGCACCACCCTCCTCTGCTGGGGGCTCACCACAGGCCTTGCTTCTGTCTTGGCACTTACCACAGCTGAGAGGTCATTGCcctgtgcctgtgttcccaggcTAGGAGCGTCTCAAGGGCGGTGTGATGCCTCCATGTCCATGCACGGCCACACAGTCTGCCCAAAGAAGGTGCTCAGGAAAGGTTTGTTGAATTAATTATGTTTCTCCCCACACTGTCCTCCAGCTGGATATCAACGAAGTGACCAGGGCCTGGGGGCTGGAGGTAGACCGCGTGGAGCTGGCGGTGGAGGCTGTGCTCCAGCTGCCCCAGGACAGCCCAGCTGGGCCCAACCTGGACAGCACCCTCCAGCAGCTGGCCCTGCACTTCCTGGGAGGAAGCATGAACTCAGTGGCAGGAGGTGCCCCGTCCCCAGGGCCAGGTGAGGAGCCctggggaggagggtgggggtGTTTACCAGCTTCGTGCCAGCACAGACTTTGCTCGCTATCCCAGCAGCTCTGTGCAGTACACACCCTGCACAGATGTTCAGCCCACACTGACCACAGCCAAGGCAGTGAGAGGAGGCCAGGTGTCTGAGTGTGTAGAGGCCATTGGCAGCCTCCGTGGGAGGAGGCGACATCACCAGAAGGGCAGCTAGAAAGAGTTTTATATCTGAGGCTAGAGTAGTTTAGAAACTGAGTTTGCAGTTTAGGCTGAAAGCTCAGGGGCACCTTTCTGGTAGTGGAGGAAGTTGAACAGAGGCCTGAAGGGGATGTAAGAGGAAACTGCCACAAAAGGTGCAGAGGCCACAGTGAGTGGTCCTGACCTTGGCAACACGATGAcctcctctctgcctccttccccaaCCCTGTTGGCCACCCCCAGCAGACACCGTGGAGATGGTGAGTGAAGTTGAGCCACCTGCCCCTCAAGTTGGTGCCAGGTCCAGTCCGAAGCAGCCTCTGGTGGAGGGGCTACTGACTGCTCTACAGCCCTTCCTGTCTGAGGCCCTGGTCAGCCAAGTCGGGGCCTGCTACCAGTTCAATGTCGTCCTGCCCAGCGGCACCCAGAGCGCCTACTTCCTGGACCTCACTACAGGTGCCGTTGCCCTCCTTGCCTCTCCTTCCCATCCAGCTTGCTAGATTGCTTGTTACCTGCCCCAGTGGTGCTCTTGTAGACTGCCCCCTGCTCCTGCCAATAATTTGGGGTGAACCCATGGCAGGCAGGGGCTCAGACACCATTTCCAGGCATTAACTATGCCCTGGTCTCCCCGCCATCTGCAGGACAATGCAGCCAGGCTTCCAATACCAAGAGGCCTGACTGTGTTACAGACCTGCTGCCTGTCAGGCTCTGTGCCAAGTACTTTTTGTGCATTATCTCACCCACTTCTCACCATGAGCCTATGCTTTAGGACTTGTCATTTCTAAAGGAATTATCATCACAGATTTGGAAACTGAGTCTCCAAGAGTTCACACAGCCAATAAGACTCAAACCCAGGGTATTAGAACCCAAACTCTTAACCAGTACTCTCCTCCCAATGGGAAATGccagcccctcccacccccataGCTGTCCTTCACATTCCTCCATTCCCCTACTGACACTCGGTTTTCTTTTGCCCCACAGGACGAGGAAGAGTGGGACACGGGGTGCCTGATGGCATCCCTGATGTGGTGGTGGAGATGGCCGAGGCAGACCTGCGGGCCCTGCTGTGCAGAGAGCTGCGGCCCCTGGGGGCCTACATGAGCGGACGGCTGAAGGTGAAGGGCGACCTGGCTATGGCCATGAAGCTGGAGGCTGTCCTCAGGGCCCTGAAGTAGCAGCCTTAGCTGACTTCCCAGGGCCCAGTCCCGAGCCTGGCACCAAGCCCGAGGGGCCTCTTGGAAGAGGAGGTGTTCATCTGCACCATGGAGAGTTGAGGCCCTAACAAGTTTCAGGCCCAGCCAAGAGCCCATGGATGGAGGCTGGGGGAGGCTGTCTGGCTGCCATGCACATCTCCCCTACAGTGGTTCTCTGGACAAGCCTTTGTCCATCCCGGTCCCCAGCTGAGTGCCCAGCGCTGAGCTGGGTGCACAGTGTGATTCCAGGAGGAGAGCcaggcctgccctgccctgccctgctggCTTCCTGACTGGAGAGACAGGACCCACAGAAACAGCCTGACAGCAGCTGGTTTGGTCCTTGTGTGAGGGACCAAGCATGTGGCCCAGGCTCTAAGCTCTGCGGGGATTGGAGAGggatggggagggaagggaaggcagccTCCAAGAAGAGGTCCCTGTGGCGAAGTTACGTGGGGATCCTGGCTGGCCCGCCTTCCTGGCTGCAATCCAGGCCCGTGCTAGCAGGATTGGGCATGGGAAGGAGCAGGGCCTGCTGCTTCCCTGGCGCTGCTCCCAAAGATGTCTGACTCATCTGCCAGCTCCGTCCTGCATGCCTGGCGAGCTGGGGCCCAGGGCAGCATGAAGGAGAGCCCTGCGTTCTGTGCTTCTTACCAGAGGTTTGCAAGCCTCAGACAAATAAATGTGGTGTTTACAATGTATAAAAGAGAAGAAGCCAAGCGGGGCTCCTGGGGGCATGGGGTGGGCTAGGAGGGTCCACAAGGTCCCTGCTGCCAGCCCAGGCAGGGATTGACATCCTGGTGGCTGACACAGACAGACCCTGACAATATTTGAAGCTCCTTCTCCTGAGTGTCTCAAAGCCCTTGGAAGCAGcggtggggctgggtggggagtTCTGTTCCTCTTTGTAGTGGGATACAGGTTCACCAGGAAAGGAAGGCATGAGTGTGCCAGAGTGTCCTGCAAACACTGAGGGGCAGGCAGGGTGGTCATATCCCAATCAAGAGAGGAGGTGGGGCCACCATCAGCTTCCCCTCCTGGTACACTCTGCCACTGCTTCTCTGCTGGCTGACGGGAAGGAAACAGTCATCGAGGCCtggccccaggcccagcccagccctgctttCTGCTCCAGTACTCTCGCCCAAACCCCAGGGGCCCCAGAGAAGGGGGCCTCTGACTTCTTGAGTCCTAAGAAAGGAATCTTACTCCCTGGAGAGACTTCtgggaaaaacaaaaccacaaaaatcaGAGCCTCCCCTTAAGAACAGCCCCCAGCCTGTCCTGTGGCACCACAACTTCCCTCTCCCCCCAGGGGTCTCTGCCCTTCCTGGGTGCCTGGCTCTGTCTTGTTTGCTGTTTGTCCCTGCCTTTGCCAGACACTGCCTTGTCCCTCCTCCTGGAGGTCCTCCACATTGCCTGAGGCACCTCCCTAAAGCCCAGCACAGACCCCTCTGTCACTGCCATGGCCATTGAGGTTCAGGTTTCCAGGGCCCCTTCCTAGAGTTCCAGGCTGCTGCACCTGCTGTTGCCCCTTTGCCTACTTGGAGGCCTCTCATGGGCCCTCCCAGGGCTTTCTAGCTGAGGCTGTCTGTTCCAAAGCCTGCCCTCCAATCCCCGCAGCCACACTGCAGCCACTCTTTGAGGCCCAGTGAGACCTGTCCTCTATGCCCTTGCCTGGCTCTCTGCATCCATTCCACATTGTGTTTCTGCTCCTTGCATATATGGCTGCCCTCCCTGCTGGACTGGGAGCTTCCCGCATCAGCGTTCACCTGTGGATTCCTTCCATTGCTATTACACAGTATATGAAGGGCTGCCCAGGAAACCCCAGGCATCTTCACCATGAAAGCTGTCACTGCCCCTTGGCTGGGGTAGGGCTGGGGGGTAGGGAAGACAGGAAAAATGAGATCACAACTTAGGGGAAACCCAAACCCTTTGTGAGCATGGGAAGATCAACATAACGTTTAGGGGAAACCGAAACTTTTCTGGATGTCTATGTGGGTGGAGTGTAAGGCCTGCCCCTGCCATGAATCCCCACCCTGTGGAGGGGAGCTCGATCCTTGGCCAGCACTCCAGGACTACAGAGGACTGAGCAGACCCTGCAGTCCACAAGGGAGGGAGGACAAGGGCCACCTAAAGGGTCCGtgtgaagagggaggaagagggtgtGTGTcaatcagagaaggcttccctgaggaggtgaTGTCCTCCGCATCCCAGCTACCAAATAGGTGGACAATAAGAAGAGACGTGGAAAATCATTCAGCAGAGGAGAAGTCCCTGCAAGGGCACAGCTGGAAGAGGTAGCCAGGCAACTGGACTTTGGGGAACTAGAACCTGAAGTACGAGACAGGTTGTGTGCGGGTATTTGAAGGGCAGGGTATAGAAATAGTAACCATTACTGTGTGCCAAATATGTCCTTATACTGGACTAGACACTtcttatgtattatatttttcttcaagaTAACCTGGTGAATAATGATAATAGTTATAGTATCCtagttaatatattaatatatgtgttattttgatgttattgaaatgtatttattttttgaaacaagagtcttactctgtcgcccatgttGGAGTAGagtacaatttcagctcactgcaacctctacctcccggattcaagtgattctcctgcctcagacacccaagtagccaggattacaggtgcacaccaccacatcttgttaatttttgtatttttagtggagatgggatttcaccatgttggccaggctggtttcgaactcctgacctcaagtgatctgcctgcctaggcctcccaaagtgctgggattataggtgtgagccaccacacctgccttatttttaagcatttaaaaaaatttttttttagacagtcttgctctatcacccaggctggagtgcagtggcatgatcatagctcactgtagccttgaactctggggctcaagagatcctcttgcgtcagcttcctgagtagctgggaccacaggttgtgccaccacaactggctaattttttaaatctcttttgtagagatgaggatgtctccccatgttgctcaggctggtcttgaactcctgggctcgcaggatcctcccaccacagcctcccaaagtgccgggattacaggtgtgagccactgtacccagccagtatttaaattttggttggctaaacatttaaaaagataggAAAGCATATTATGAAAATTCTCCCGCCACACATATTTCCCATGCCTTCCCCCATCCCCTGTGATTAGTTTCTTGGTAATTCTTCCAGaaggttttgttttcttaaaaaaaatatatgcaagaaaatccaaatatgtatcttctgggtttttgttgttcCTGTTTTTATACAAATGGCAACATAGAAACACAATGTtgcctttttcacttaacatcacCCCACGGAGGATCTTTCCATGTTACCACAGACAGCCTTTCCCTGTGCTTTCTTGTAGTTACACAGGATTCCACAGGATGGATGTATCATAAATTATTCAACCTGTCCTGGACTGATAGAGATTTcgattattttttgtgttttgctattttaaatacttttgcaATGAATAACCTTTAACATGTGCTATTTGTGGTAGAGTTTATCTATAAGATAAaatcctagaagtggaattgctaaatCAAAGCATTTATAATTTAGTAAATATTGCCAGAATACCCTCTCTGGGGAttataccaatttacactcccattgTCAGTGGTGTTTTTTTCTCATAGTCATGTCAATACACTGTGTTATTAAACTTTTGGATCTTTTGACATTCTGGAAGGTGAAAATTTGTATCTcagtgtaatttttttgtttattgttcaagttttttttgttttgttttttgtttgtttgtttgttttaggacagggtctcactctgtcacccaggctggagtgcagtgcagtgatcatggctcactgcagcctcaacctcccaggcttaaaggatcaccatgcctggcattttttttttttttgtagagacagggccttctcaagctggtctctatctcctggcctcaagtgatcctcccacctggccctggccccgctaactgctaggattacaggcatgagccacctagcCCAGCCTGTTTATTGTCCAATTGTTTATTGCTTTGTAATCTTGGATTTCTAGCTCCAGCAAAGAACagggtttggtttggtttctctcttcccctagcatttacatattttttaaaggtgtAATTTACATACAACAAAcacccttttaaaatgtattatttggctggctcgcacctataatcccagcactttgggaggccgaggcaggtggatcaccggaggtcaggagtttgagtccagcctgaccgatacggtgaaaccccatctctactaaaaatacaaaatttagccaggcatggtggtacatggctgtagttccagctactcgggaggctgagacaggagaattgcttgaacccaggaggcagaagttgcagtgagttgagatcatgccactgcactttagcctgggcaacagagcgagactccatctcaaaattaaataaagataaaataaaaataaaatgtatcatttgaGGTGCTTTGACAAATGTGAACACCTGAGTAACCACCACCCCCTACAATCAAATACAGAACATTCCCATCCGCTCACAAAGTTCTCCACGTCACTTCCCGTCAGTGCTTGCCACCTCCAGCCTTGAGCAGCCACTGACCTTTCCATAACCGCTGATCACATTTCACTTTTCTAGCATTTCATATTAATGAAATGAGTACACAGTATGTACTCTTCTGTGTCTTTTTCCCCTCACTGTAATGGTTTTGAGAGTAATACATGTTATTCTGTGTATCTGTAGTTTGTTGCATTGCCAACACATTCCATTGTCTAGATAAGAGGCAcagtgtattcattcattcattgatgaacatttgagtacTTTTCAGGTTTGGTTATTAAATAAAGCTGCTCCAGACATCTGTGTATAAGTCTTTgtttggacatatattttcatctgggtaaatacctagaagtggaattgctggattgaaaAACTGTCAAACATTTCCAAAGTGGTCCTGTCAACATGCGGTATAGTCAGTCTTTTAAACTTTAGCCACTCTGACAGGTATGACTGACAATGTTGAGCCACTTTTAATTTGCTTATTGGGCACgtgtcttcttttgtgaactaTCTGttcaatattttgcttatttaagAAATGGACCATTAATATTGTTGAGCTTTAAAAGTTCTTAGTGTAGCTGGAtgcagtgacacatgcctgtattcccaggtacttgggaggctgagggaggatcacttgagcccagaagttcgaggccagccgggacaacatagcaagacctgatctcttaaaagaagaagaaagaaagaagagagagtctcggtatgttgcctaggctgagtgcagtggtgcaatcctggctcactgcagcctcaacctcctggactcaagcaatcctccccactcagcctctcaagtagttggcaTTATAGGTATACAttaccaaacctggctaatttttatattttttgtagaaacaggg
This genomic window contains:
- the STOML1 gene encoding stomatin-like protein 1 isoform X7; this encodes MSKAMLGRSGYRALPLGDFDRFQQSSFGFLGSQKGCLSPERGGVGTGADAPQSWPSCLCHGLISFLGFLLLLVTFPISGWFALKLASKDGAVLSVGADVQFHIWDPVLSVMTVKDLNTATRMTAQNAMTKALLKRPLREIQMEKLKISDQLLLDINEVTRAWGLEVDRVELAVEAVLQLPQDSPAGPNLDSTLQQLALHFLGGSMNSVAGGAPSPGPDTVEMVSEVEPPAPQVGARSSPKQPLVEGLLTALQPFLSEALVSQVGACYQFNVVLPSGTQSAYFLDLTTGRGRVGHGVPDGIPDVVVEMAEADLRALLCRELRPLGAYMSGRLKVKGDLAMAMKLEAVLRALK
- the STOML1 gene encoding stomatin-like protein 1 isoform X8 — its product is MSKAMLGRSGYRALPLGDFDRFQQSSFGFLGSQKGCLSPERGGVGTGADAPQSWPSCLCHGLISFLGFLLLLVTFPISGWFALKLASKDGAVLSVGADVQFHIWDPVLSVMTVKDLNTATRMTAQNAMTKALLKRPLREIQMEKLKISDQLLLDINEVTRAWGLEVDRVELAVEAVLQLPQDSPAGPNLDSTLQQLALHFLGGSMNSVAGGAPSPGPADTVEMVSEVEPPAPQVGARSSPKQPLVEGLLTALQPFLSEALVSQVGACYQFNVVLPSGTQSAYFLDLTTGRGRVGHGVPDGIPDVVVEMAEADLRALLCRELRPLGAYMSGRLKVKGDLAMAMKLEAVLRALK
- the STOML1 gene encoding stomatin-like protein 1 isoform X6, whose product is MPGMDAPQSWPSCLCHGLISFLGFLLLLVTFPISGWFALKIVPTYERMIVFRLGRIRTPQGPGMVLLLPFIDSFQRVDLRTRAFNVPPCKLASKDGAVLSVGADVQFHIWDPVLSVMTVKDLNTATRMTAQNAMTKALLKRPLREIQMEKLKISDQLLLDINEVTRAWGLEVDRVELAVEAVLQLPQDSPAGPNLDSTLQQLALHFLGGSMNSVAGGAPSPGPDTVEMVSEVEPPAPQVGARSSPKQPLVEGLLTALQPFLSEALVSQVGACYQFNVVLPSGTQSAYFLDLTTGRGRVGHGVPDGIPDVVVEMAEADLRALLCRELRPLGAYMSGRLKVKGDLAMAMKLEAVLRALK
- the STOML1 gene encoding stomatin-like protein 1 isoform X1, coding for MSKAMLGRSGYRALPLGDFDRFQQSSFGFLGSQKGCLSPERGGVGTGADAPQSWPSCLCHGLISFLGFLLLLVTFPISGWFALKIVPTYERMIVFRLGRIRTPQGPGMVLLLPFIDSFQRVDLRTRAFNVPPCKLASKDGAVLSVGADVQFHIWDPVLSVMTVKDLNTATRMTAQNAMTKALLKRPLREIQMEKLKISDQLLLDINEVTRAWGLEVDRVELAVEAVLQLPQDSPAGPNLDSTLQQLALHFLGGSMNSVAGGAPSPGPADTVEMVSEVEPPAPQVGARSSPKQPLVEGLLTALQPFLSEALVSQVGACYQFNVVLPSGTQSAYFLDLTTGRGRVGHGVPDGIPDVVVEMAEADLRALLCRELRPLGAYMSGRLKVKGDLAMAMKLEAVLRALK
- the STOML1 gene encoding stomatin-like protein 1 isoform X5; amino-acid sequence: MPDAPQSWPSCLCHGLISFLGFLLLLVTFPISGWFALKIVPTYERMIVFRLGRIRTPQGPGMVLLLPFIDSFQRVDLRTRAFNVPPCKLASKDGAVLSVGADVQFHIWDPVLSVMTVKDLNTATRMTAQNAMTKALLKRPLREIQMEKLKISDQLLLDINEVTRAWGLEVDRVELAVEAVLQLPQDSPAGPNLDSTLQQLALHFLGGSMNSVAGGAPSPGPDTVEMVSEVEPPAPQVGARSSPKQPLVEGLLTALQPFLSEALVSQVGACYQFNVVLPSGTQSAYFLDLTTGRGRVGHGVPDGIPDVVVEMAEADLRALLCRELRPLGAYMSGRLKVKGDLAMAMKLEAVLRALK
- the STOML1 gene encoding stomatin-like protein 1 isoform X4, whose product is MPDAPQSWPSCLCHGLISFLGFLLLLVTFPISGWFALKIVPTYERMIVFRLGRIRTPQGPGMVLLLPFIDSFQRVDLRTRAFNVPPCKLASKDGAVLSVGADVQFHIWDPVLSVMTVKDLNTATRMTAQNAMTKALLKRPLREIQMEKLKISDQLLLDINEVTRAWGLEVDRVELAVEAVLQLPQDSPAGPNLDSTLQQLALHFLGGSMNSVAGGAPSPGPADTVEMVSEVEPPAPQVGARSSPKQPLVEGLLTALQPFLSEALVSQVGACYQFNVVLPSGTQSAYFLDLTTGRGRVGHGVPDGIPDVVVEMAEADLRALLCRELRPLGAYMSGRLKVKGDLAMAMKLEAVLRALK
- the STOML1 gene encoding stomatin-like protein 1 isoform X3, with product MPGMDAPQSWPSCLCHGLISFLGFLLLLVTFPISGWFALKIVPTYERMIVFRLGRIRTPQGPGMVLLLPFIDSFQRVDLRTRAFNVPPCKLASKDGAVLSVGADVQFHIWDPVLSVMTVKDLNTATRMTAQNAMTKALLKRPLREIQMEKLKISDQLLLDINEVTRAWGLEVDRVELAVEAVLQLPQDSPAGPNLDSTLQQLALHFLGGSMNSVAGGAPSPGPADTVEMVSEVEPPAPQVGARSSPKQPLVEGLLTALQPFLSEALVSQVGACYQFNVVLPSGTQSAYFLDLTTGRGRVGHGVPDGIPDVVVEMAEADLRALLCRELRPLGAYMSGRLKVKGDLAMAMKLEAVLRALK